Proteins encoded together in one Chitinophaga lutea window:
- a CDS encoding PKD domain-containing protein, which produces MINLQRVSKGLISILMFCAVFFTVPAVSYAQTAGFTASRESGCAPLTVSFTNTSDNGALSYSWDFGNGGSGTTTRDADRLFLDPGTYTVTLTVTYPSGPKTFSKNIVVYANPAPAFSVSAVTGCTPLQVQFTDQSTPGSGIIRDVVWDFGDGNTSTAINPSHTYNVSGVFSISTIVTNSFGCSQGLTKSRLITVGQTPAVDFTADVSGSCVTPLPVNFRSSGPAGLTYSWDFGDPASGAANTSTDQHPAHEYLQEGRYTVTLTARTAEGCEAVITKQSFIVIEKTRADFSVQGAACAGTSIVLANNTTPRPTLSTWTLPDGSTQQSENALFTFSTPGDYQVTLNSGTPGCMETVTKTITVHEAPRASFTVSPEIGCAVPFTTQFTSTSTGAAAWQWNFGDGNTSAAESPSHIYGTFGNYPVSLQITSQYGCTANVTVPDAVRIQVPQMTISASERQGCLPFTTTFRSMLESAGAITAWHWDFGDGTTSTEAQPSHTYTTQGVFTARLTATVTGGCTLVREISMRAGEIPVVEFDANPKAPCAIEPVRFTNLSQPRGTEWRWIFHNDNSGSTEENPTHYFQTEGLHTITLEVNNYGCQRTLTKNNFITILPPVADFEFTQVCSDRYSVTFDDASDFGSVAGMPQSWKWEFGDGTTSTDQNPVHVFPAPGEYRVRLLVSNGNCEDDVFRVVRIIDEKPVIQADKAAVCAGSPVVFSRNALTDANIQVWHWSWGDGTTTISSDNNISKTYPSAGTYQVVLRVRDLNNCDTYSNTISVQVNEPRADFTFAGRNCENDEITFTDASTATHSNSIVSWTWNFNDGSPEETLTAQPLAHKHAFANTGTYDVRLRVTDNAGCQHSVTKAVPVTGVTADFRTASNIACLNQEKLFSNLSTGSNLQYEWNFGDNTTSTAAHPLKTYTQPGLYTVTLKVTGGPGCTETVVKKDFIKVPDPKAKFSVPGTLAECPPVLVQTTNESSDFLRSMWDFGDGSRSNLPSPSHVYNLPGTYTVQLTVYSEGNCESTTTKQIKIDGPIGTRSWTPNTGCVPLQATFSASSPNAVKYIWDFDNGTVLTTTTNTIQYNYEQQGVYSPRVILEDAKGCQVPAQGPRQDIIADQVKAAFVVDDSRACDAGDVFFTDRSTGLSKDRLGQAHQFAWNFGYDNRTDDVSTLQHPSFLYSGPGTYTAQVEVTSVYGCKDIATGAVKVETLPQAHINPISPVCAGDSIRLSGRDLKNLPGTQWSWIVDGQLYTATSGAPRLAFNDAGLHTVQLVIRNENNKCPNTATLSIPVNPVPSLDVTPKLANICLGQSQQLQSNAGNAQLVWTNYNISSSTATNPIVSPARDTVYRAHATNSFGCTRRDSMRILVSQPFDVRASNAVMCSGKQTQLHATGALSYKWLPATGLNRADVASPLANPAATTQYRVIGYGRDNCFTDTADVLLTVHPSPEIRVSGGLQIAAGTSQTLNVQGSSDITQWNWYPNKWISCADCPAPVITPKGDVTYNITATNRFGCQTIALLLVKLLCDGSTAFIPNSFSPNGDGQNDVFYVRGGGIRAVRSFKIFNRWGQLVFERNNCNTDDPSCGWDGRFNGKTVNPDVYIYFAELTCDTGEPLLLKGNVTVLR; this is translated from the coding sequence TTCGGCGACGGTAATACCTCCACCGCCATTAATCCCAGCCATACCTACAATGTCAGCGGCGTCTTTTCTATTTCCACGATCGTCACCAACAGCTTCGGCTGCTCGCAGGGGCTCACCAAAAGCCGGCTGATCACGGTCGGGCAAACGCCTGCCGTCGATTTTACGGCCGATGTCAGCGGCAGCTGTGTAACGCCCCTTCCCGTCAATTTCCGCAGCAGCGGGCCGGCGGGACTGACCTACAGCTGGGATTTCGGCGACCCGGCATCGGGTGCGGCCAACACGTCCACCGACCAGCATCCGGCTCATGAATACCTGCAGGAAGGGCGCTATACCGTTACGCTCACGGCCAGAACAGCGGAAGGCTGCGAAGCGGTGATCACCAAACAGTCGTTCATCGTCATCGAAAAAACACGGGCCGACTTCAGCGTGCAGGGAGCCGCATGCGCCGGTACCAGCATTGTGCTGGCAAACAATACCACGCCCCGGCCCACGCTTTCCACCTGGACGTTGCCCGACGGCAGCACCCAGCAAAGTGAAAACGCCCTGTTTACTTTCAGTACGCCCGGGGATTACCAGGTGACCCTGAACAGCGGCACGCCCGGCTGTATGGAAACCGTCACCAAAACCATCACAGTGCATGAAGCGCCCCGGGCCAGCTTTACCGTATCGCCCGAGATCGGTTGCGCGGTGCCGTTCACCACGCAATTCACCTCTACGTCCACCGGCGCCGCCGCCTGGCAATGGAATTTCGGCGACGGCAATACGTCCGCCGCGGAATCGCCTTCGCACATTTACGGAACATTCGGCAACTACCCCGTGTCTTTACAGATCACCAGCCAGTATGGCTGTACGGCCAATGTAACCGTGCCGGATGCGGTGCGGATACAGGTGCCGCAAATGACCATCAGCGCTTCGGAGCGGCAGGGATGCCTGCCGTTTACCACTACATTCAGGTCCATGCTGGAGTCCGCCGGCGCCATCACGGCCTGGCACTGGGATTTCGGAGACGGCACCACCTCAACCGAAGCGCAGCCGTCGCATACCTACACAACGCAGGGCGTGTTCACCGCGCGCCTCACCGCCACTGTCACCGGCGGATGTACGCTCGTTCGCGAAATCAGCATGCGTGCCGGGGAAATACCGGTAGTGGAATTCGACGCCAATCCGAAAGCGCCCTGCGCAATCGAGCCGGTGCGGTTTACCAATCTCAGCCAGCCCCGCGGTACGGAGTGGCGCTGGATCTTCCACAATGACAACAGCGGCTCCACCGAGGAAAATCCCACCCATTACTTCCAGACGGAAGGCCTTCATACCATCACACTGGAAGTGAACAACTACGGTTGCCAGCGCACGCTCACCAAAAATAATTTCATCACCATCCTGCCGCCCGTAGCCGATTTTGAATTCACGCAGGTGTGCAGCGACCGTTATTCGGTAACGTTCGATGATGCGTCGGACTTTGGCTCCGTTGCGGGCATGCCGCAATCCTGGAAATGGGAATTCGGCGACGGTACCACTTCCACAGACCAAAATCCCGTGCATGTATTTCCGGCGCCGGGTGAATATCGTGTACGCCTGCTCGTTAGCAACGGCAATTGTGAGGACGATGTGTTCCGCGTGGTGCGCATCATCGATGAAAAACCCGTCATACAGGCAGACAAAGCGGCCGTGTGCGCCGGCAGCCCCGTGGTATTCAGCCGCAATGCGCTGACCGACGCCAATATCCAGGTGTGGCACTGGAGCTGGGGCGACGGAACCACCACCATCAGCTCGGATAACAACATCTCAAAAACCTATCCCAGTGCAGGCACTTACCAGGTCGTGCTGCGGGTGAGGGACCTGAATAACTGCGATACTTATTCCAACACGATATCCGTGCAGGTGAACGAGCCAAGGGCCGACTTCACCTTCGCAGGACGCAATTGCGAAAACGACGAAATCACGTTTACCGATGCCTCCACGGCTACCCATAGCAACAGCATCGTGTCGTGGACCTGGAATTTCAACGACGGCTCCCCCGAGGAAACCCTCACGGCACAACCGCTGGCGCATAAACACGCTTTTGCGAACACGGGTACATACGACGTGCGGCTGCGGGTGACCGATAACGCAGGCTGCCAGCACAGCGTCACCAAAGCAGTGCCGGTAACCGGCGTTACGGCCGACTTCCGCACGGCGAGCAACATCGCCTGCCTCAACCAGGAGAAGCTGTTCAGCAATTTGTCGACCGGCTCCAACCTGCAATACGAATGGAATTTCGGTGATAATACCACCAGCACCGCTGCGCATCCGCTCAAGACCTATACACAGCCGGGCTTATATACCGTTACGCTGAAAGTGACCGGCGGACCGGGTTGTACCGAAACGGTCGTGAAAAAGGATTTCATCAAAGTGCCCGATCCCAAAGCGAAGTTCAGCGTGCCCGGCACCCTCGCCGAATGCCCGCCGGTGCTCGTACAAACCACCAACGAAAGCTCGGACTTCCTCCGTTCTATGTGGGACTTCGGCGACGGCAGCCGCTCCAACCTGCCATCGCCCTCGCACGTGTACAACCTTCCCGGCACCTACACCGTGCAGCTGACCGTATATTCGGAAGGGAACTGCGAAAGCACCACCACCAAACAGATCAAGATAGACGGGCCCATCGGCACCCGCAGCTGGACGCCCAATACAGGCTGCGTACCTTTACAGGCTACCTTCTCGGCCAGTTCGCCGAATGCCGTGAAATATATCTGGGATTTCGACAACGGTACCGTGCTCACCACCACCACCAATACCATCCAGTATAATTATGAACAGCAGGGCGTTTACAGCCCGCGCGTCATCCTCGAAGATGCGAAAGGCTGCCAGGTGCCCGCACAGGGGCCGCGGCAGGATATTATCGCAGACCAGGTGAAGGCCGCATTCGTGGTCGACGACAGCCGCGCCTGCGATGCCGGGGACGTATTTTTCACCGACCGGAGCACCGGCCTGTCGAAAGACCGGCTCGGGCAGGCGCACCAGTTCGCGTGGAACTTCGGTTACGACAACCGCACGGACGATGTGAGCACCCTGCAGCACCCGAGCTTCCTGTATAGCGGCCCCGGTACGTATACCGCACAGGTGGAGGTAACGAGCGTGTATGGCTGTAAAGACATCGCCACCGGTGCGGTAAAAGTAGAGACCCTGCCGCAGGCGCATATCAATCCCATCAGCCCGGTTTGTGCCGGCGATTCCATCCGCCTGTCCGGCCGTGATTTGAAAAACCTGCCCGGCACGCAATGGTCGTGGATAGTGGACGGGCAGCTGTATACCGCCACCAGCGGAGCGCCGAGGCTCGCCTTTAACGATGCGGGACTCCATACGGTGCAGCTGGTCATCCGCAACGAAAACAATAAATGTCCCAATACCGCCACGCTCAGCATTCCCGTGAATCCCGTGCCTTCGCTTGACGTAACGCCGAAGCTGGCCAATATCTGCCTGGGGCAATCACAGCAGCTACAGTCCAACGCGGGCAACGCGCAACTTGTGTGGACGAACTACAACATTTCCAGCAGCACGGCCACCAATCCCATCGTGAGCCCCGCCCGCGATACCGTGTACCGGGCGCACGCCACCAACAGCTTCGGCTGTACCCGCCGCGATTCCATGCGCATCTTGGTTTCGCAGCCGTTTGACGTACGCGCTTCCAACGCCGTGATGTGCAGCGGCAAACAAACGCAGCTGCATGCCACCGGCGCGTTGAGTTACAAGTGGCTGCCGGCAACCGGGTTGAACCGCGCCGATGTGGCCAGCCCGCTGGCCAACCCTGCCGCCACCACCCAGTACCGGGTGATCGGCTACGGCAGGGACAACTGTTTTACCGATACCGCCGATGTGCTGCTCACCGTGCACCCCAGCCCGGAAATCCGCGTCAGCGGCGGGCTGCAGATTGCCGCGGGCACTTCGCAAACGCTCAACGTACAGGGCAGCAGCGATATCACGCAATGGAACTGGTATCCCAACAAATGGATATCCTGCGCCGATTGCCCGGCACCGGTGATCACCCCCAAAGGCGATGTAACGTACAACATCACTGCCACCAACCGGTTCGGTTGCCAGACCATCGCGCTGCTGCTGGTGAAGCTCCTTTGCGACGGCAGCACCGCCTTCATTCCCAACAGCTTCAGCCCGAACGGTGACGGTCAGAATGATGTGTTTTATGTGCGGGGAGGCGGCATCCGTGCGGTGCGGTCGTTCAAAATATTCAACCGCTGGGGACAACTGGTGTTCGAAAGAAACAATTGCAATACCGACGATCCGTCGTGCGGATGGGACGGCCGCTTCAACGGCAAAACCGTCAACCCGGACGTATATATCTATTTCGCCGAACTGACCTGCGACACCGGGGAACCGCTGCTGCTGAAAGGAAATGTGACGGTGCTGCGTTAA